The following proteins are encoded in a genomic region of Magnolia sinica isolate HGM2019 chromosome 1, MsV1, whole genome shotgun sequence:
- the LOC131240625 gene encoding 5'-adenylylsulfate reductase 1, chloroplastic-like isoform X2 — protein sequence MALASSSSAFSAISSHSQEILKGSQIGSFRSLDRFILPSTAGNVSRRRGALKPVSAQAKRSKSVVPLAATSIAPVADLERENKGIEKEVDYEKLAEDLKDASPLEIIDKALEKFGNDIAIAFSGAEDVALIEYAKLTGRPFRVFSLDTGRLNPETYRFFDDVEKRYDIRIEYMFPDAVEVQGLVRSKGLFSFYEDGHQECCRIRKVRPLRRALRGLRAWITGQRKDQSPGTRAEIPVVQVDPSFEGMDGGIGSLVKWNPVANVDGGDIWNFLRTMDVPVNSLHSQGYVSIGCEPCTRPVLPGQHEREGRWWWEDAKAKECGLHKGNIKQGEVPQLNGNGNSAAAAATTENPDIFNTQNIINLSRPGIENLLRLENRREPWLIVLYAPWCRFCQGMEASYVELAEKLAGSGIKVGKFRSDGDQKEFAKEELQLGSFPTILFFPKNTAMPIKYPSEKRDVDSLLAFVRALH from the exons ATGGCATTAGCTTCGTCTTCATCAGCTTTTTCAGCGATTTCTTCCCATTCTCAGGAgattctgaaag GATCTCAGATCGGTTCGTTTCGGTCGTTGGATCGGTTCATCCTACCATCGACGGCTGGGAATGTGTCTCGGAGGCGGGGCGCGTTGAAGCCGGTATCCGCACAGGCGAAGCGGAGCAAGTCGGTTGTTCCTCTGGCAGCAACGAGCATTGCTCCTG TGGCAGATTTGGAGAGGGAGAATAAGGGAATAGAGAAGGAGGTGGATTATGAGAAATTGGCGGAAGATTTGAAAGATGCTTCGCCTCTTGAGATCATCGACAAAGCCCTAGAGAAATTTGGGAATGATATCGCTATTGCTTTCAG TGGAGCAGAGGATGTTGCCTTGATCGAGTATGCCAAGCTAACTGGCAGACCCTTCCGGGTCTTCAGCCTCGACACTGGAAGGCTGAACCCCGAGACCTACAGATTCTTTGATGATGTGGAGAAGCGCTATGACATTCGCATTGAGTACATGTTTCCAGATGCTGTTGAAGTTCAGGGCCTTGTGAGAAGCAAGGGCCTATTTTCCTTCTATGAGGACGGGCACCAGGAGTGCTGCAGAATCAGGAAGGTGAGGCCCTTGAGGCGGGCCCTTAGGGGTCTCAGGGCATGGATCACTGGGCAAAGGAAGGATCAGTCGCCTGGTACCAGGGCTGAAATCCCGGTTGTTCAGGTGGACCCTTCATTTGaagggatggatggtgggatcggCAGTCTTGTAAAGTGGAATCCGGTTGCAAACGTGGATGGCGGGGATATCTGGAATTTCCTTAGGACCATGGACGTCCCTGTCAATTCCTTGCATTCACAG GGGTATGTCTCGATTGGGTGCGAGCCATGCACAAGGCCCGTCTTACCTGGGCAGCATGAGAGAGAAGGAAGGTGGTGGTGGGAGGATGCCAAAGCCAAGGAGTGCGGGCTCCACAAGGGCAACATCAAACAGGGGGAAGTGCCCCAACTAAACGGCAATGGAAACAGCGCTGCTGCCGCCGCCACCACTGAGAACCCCGACATCTTCAACACGCAGAACATCATAAACCTTAGCAGGCCAGGGATCGAGAACTTGCTCCGGCTGGAGAACCGGAGAGAGCCATGGCTTATCGTCCTCTATGCGCCATGGTGCCGTTTCTGCCAAGGAATGGAAGCATCCTATGTCGAGCTAGCCGAGAAGCTCGCTGGATCTGGCATAAAAGTAGGAAAGTTCAGGTCAGACGGTGATCAGAAGGAATTTGCAAAGGAGGAGCTGCAGCTGGGGAGCTTCCCCACAATACTCTTCTTCCCAAAGAACACAGCAATGCCCATCAAGTATCCGTCAGAGAAACGGGACGTTGATTCCTTGTTGGCCTTTGTGAGGGCCCTACATTGA
- the LOC131240625 gene encoding 5'-adenylylsulfate reductase 1, chloroplastic-like isoform X1, with product MALASSSSAFSAISSHSQEILKGSQIGSFRSLDRFILPSTAGNVSRRRGALKPVSAQAKRSKSVVPLAATSIAPEVADLERENKGIEKEVDYEKLAEDLKDASPLEIIDKALEKFGNDIAIAFSGAEDVALIEYAKLTGRPFRVFSLDTGRLNPETYRFFDDVEKRYDIRIEYMFPDAVEVQGLVRSKGLFSFYEDGHQECCRIRKVRPLRRALRGLRAWITGQRKDQSPGTRAEIPVVQVDPSFEGMDGGIGSLVKWNPVANVDGGDIWNFLRTMDVPVNSLHSQGYVSIGCEPCTRPVLPGQHEREGRWWWEDAKAKECGLHKGNIKQGEVPQLNGNGNSAAAAATTENPDIFNTQNIINLSRPGIENLLRLENRREPWLIVLYAPWCRFCQGMEASYVELAEKLAGSGIKVGKFRSDGDQKEFAKEELQLGSFPTILFFPKNTAMPIKYPSEKRDVDSLLAFVRALH from the exons ATGGCATTAGCTTCGTCTTCATCAGCTTTTTCAGCGATTTCTTCCCATTCTCAGGAgattctgaaag GATCTCAGATCGGTTCGTTTCGGTCGTTGGATCGGTTCATCCTACCATCGACGGCTGGGAATGTGTCTCGGAGGCGGGGCGCGTTGAAGCCGGTATCCGCACAGGCGAAGCGGAGCAAGTCGGTTGTTCCTCTGGCAGCAACGAGCATTGCTCCTG AAGTGGCAGATTTGGAGAGGGAGAATAAGGGAATAGAGAAGGAGGTGGATTATGAGAAATTGGCGGAAGATTTGAAAGATGCTTCGCCTCTTGAGATCATCGACAAAGCCCTAGAGAAATTTGGGAATGATATCGCTATTGCTTTCAG TGGAGCAGAGGATGTTGCCTTGATCGAGTATGCCAAGCTAACTGGCAGACCCTTCCGGGTCTTCAGCCTCGACACTGGAAGGCTGAACCCCGAGACCTACAGATTCTTTGATGATGTGGAGAAGCGCTATGACATTCGCATTGAGTACATGTTTCCAGATGCTGTTGAAGTTCAGGGCCTTGTGAGAAGCAAGGGCCTATTTTCCTTCTATGAGGACGGGCACCAGGAGTGCTGCAGAATCAGGAAGGTGAGGCCCTTGAGGCGGGCCCTTAGGGGTCTCAGGGCATGGATCACTGGGCAAAGGAAGGATCAGTCGCCTGGTACCAGGGCTGAAATCCCGGTTGTTCAGGTGGACCCTTCATTTGaagggatggatggtgggatcggCAGTCTTGTAAAGTGGAATCCGGTTGCAAACGTGGATGGCGGGGATATCTGGAATTTCCTTAGGACCATGGACGTCCCTGTCAATTCCTTGCATTCACAG GGGTATGTCTCGATTGGGTGCGAGCCATGCACAAGGCCCGTCTTACCTGGGCAGCATGAGAGAGAAGGAAGGTGGTGGTGGGAGGATGCCAAAGCCAAGGAGTGCGGGCTCCACAAGGGCAACATCAAACAGGGGGAAGTGCCCCAACTAAACGGCAATGGAAACAGCGCTGCTGCCGCCGCCACCACTGAGAACCCCGACATCTTCAACACGCAGAACATCATAAACCTTAGCAGGCCAGGGATCGAGAACTTGCTCCGGCTGGAGAACCGGAGAGAGCCATGGCTTATCGTCCTCTATGCGCCATGGTGCCGTTTCTGCCAAGGAATGGAAGCATCCTATGTCGAGCTAGCCGAGAAGCTCGCTGGATCTGGCATAAAAGTAGGAAAGTTCAGGTCAGACGGTGATCAGAAGGAATTTGCAAAGGAGGAGCTGCAGCTGGGGAGCTTCCCCACAATACTCTTCTTCCCAAAGAACACAGCAATGCCCATCAAGTATCCGTCAGAGAAACGGGACGTTGATTCCTTGTTGGCCTTTGTGAGGGCCCTACATTGA